In Xiphophorus maculatus strain JP 163 A chromosome 18, X_maculatus-5.0-male, whole genome shotgun sequence, a single genomic region encodes these proteins:
- the LOC111611915 gene encoding piggyBac transposable element-derived protein 3-like, with protein MPVKLFHTYSRLMRFDDRESRPARRMTDKLAAIREVWDKWVERLPYLYNPEPDVTVDEQLVPFRGCCPFRQYMPSKPAKYGIKSWVASESSYAWKMQVYTGKSTSGCPEKNQGLRVVLDVTEGLRGHNVTCDNFFNSYELGQQLLKRKITMVGTVQKNKPELPPALLGSKEREVFSSKFAFTPTTTLVSYLPKKNKNVVLLSTLHKDGDISDREDRKPIIILE; from the exons ATGCCAGTCAAACTCTTTCACACCTACTCAAGACTGATGCGATTTGATGACCGTGAATCAAGACCAGCAAGACGTATGACAGACAAACTTGCAGCCATAAGAGAGGTATGGGACAAGTGGGTGGAGCGGTTGCCCTACCTCTACAATCCAGAGCCTGATGTAACAGTGGATGAGCAACTGGTTCCATTTAGAg GTTGTTGTCCTTTCCGGCAGTATATGCCCAGCAAGCCAGCAAAATATGGGATCAAGTCATGGGTGGCTTCTGAATCAAGCTATGCTTGGAAAATGCAAGTCTATACTGGGAAGTCAACCAGTGGATGCCCAGAGAAGAACCAGGGGTTGCGAGTTGTGCTTGATGTGACAGAGGGACTGAGGGGTCACAATGTGACATGTGACAATTTCTTCAACTCTTATGAACTCGGACAGCAGCTCCTGAAGAGGAAGATCACCATGGTTGGTACAGTTCAAAAGAACAAGCCTGAGCTCCCACCTGCACTGCTTGGGTCAAAGGAGAGAGAGGTCTTCTCCTCAAAGTTTGCCTTCACACCCACCACCACTCTAGTTTCCTacctcccaaagaaaaacaagaatgtagtTCTTCTGAGCACACTGCACAAAGACGGCGACATTAGTGACCGTGAGGACAGGAAGCCAATCATCATCCTGGAATAA